Sequence from the Mytilus galloprovincialis chromosome 10, xbMytGall1.hap1.1, whole genome shotgun sequence genome:
ACATCGAGCCTAATTGATAACACTCTTTCTTTATACTTAAAAGTTCTAACTATATACGTTTTTAGCGAACGTCACATATTTTGGTTGTTAATATAGACACCTACATTTGTACAAAAGAACACTacataggtataggaagatgtagtgcgagtgccaatgagaaaactctccatccaaataacaatttatacaagtaaaccattataggtcaatgtacggccttcaacacggagccttggctcacaccgaacagcaagctataaagggccccaaaattactagtgtaaaaccatacaTGTATGCTTCAAATGAATTTCACTGAAATAACATATCGTTTGTAACTGTATATCATAATTCTAAGTTGATATATTGTAAAGAAGAAAATAAAGCGTCGAGAAAAATGCACATAAGTGTAAAAGTACTAAATCGAATAGATAAAGACCACATCAAAAACTGTTAAACAATCAGCGATCAGAATTAACACGAGTAAAAAATCAAAGCACCTAAAGCCAAATGTTCTTAACTTATTAATTTTTACTTATATACAGTAAAAGAGCAAGCTACGTATatgttgaaaataatattatcgtGTATTTGACACTCGATCGTCCTTGCTTATACTATAAATAGAATGTGAAGGCATAAAAAACTCGCAGAAATTTTAATAAGTGTTACAGTATCTTAATTCATTTCGCCTCTGTTAAAACCAAATTTTCacaaatgtatgtacatgtacatgtactcaATGCACTGATTGCACTAAATGagtctttataaaaaagaataatttggAAAAGGGCAGAAAAAGGGCAAACAATCAAGAATGTAAGAGAAAAATAGGCTAAAACATAAAGAAAAGGGATAATTGAATGTTGAAATATGCAGTATAGAGaataacagtaaaaaaataaagaaaaagagaaagagaaaaatggcataaaaaaaataaaaggaaaacagAGATGAAGGACCCCATTCACATCCTCCTATATACTTATCGATGGAATTTCCATCTTGAACTTAAACAACCTATATACGTATATATAGGTGAGTgttgatttaaaaatttaatttaaaaaataagtatTTATTGTTGATTATATAAACAAACCAAGCATGGTTAAACAGGGattaataatttagaaaagaTCAAGTTGACTGGGCACAGTTACAAAAGAAAAACATAGGATTTAGTTGCTCAGCCATAATCCtggtttgtttaattaaatacgGAGGTTGATCAAATATGTGTGTATTGCTTAGCGATGGATATTGATGTTGATTATATAaaggtaaatataaaaatattaccagtgaaagattttaattattttttttaattatttttgctgTCTTTAACGGAATGATAATAGGGGTACTAAATCTgataaaattgaatatataaaCTGGCTTTACCTACGTGTGggctggtatatatatatattcatatttcattttctatCTTGTGTACGGGCATGATGAACTTACATTCTGTAGTGTATGTGCTTGTCTCAAGTAAGAAGCCTGCTATtcattgtttgttgtttgttgctgtaaatcacatttgtttttcgttcatactTTTGTACACAACTCAGACCGTTTTTCTCGTTTgacgtatgaattgttttacatttttttatttctagatcTTTTATATCTTACTGCgcgagtttttctcattgttgaaggccgtgcagtAAACTATATTATAGCTACGTAGTTGGTAACttctatatcatttggtctctggtggacagttgtctcattagcaataataccacatcctgtttttacaaaacttttgaacatacggaagtacattttttttaacaaaatgatcagttgacggAAGGAAGTTTTTATGATCAAAGGAAAGAGACATACAATATAGTCACAATAATATCATAAAACGATGGACCACATAACATGAAGTTCTGTGTGTCAATGCACGTGGTTACACATGAGTTCAAACCGGTTTTTGAAATTGTTCATGTTGCccaatattaattttatatgttgCGTTTATGGACTTCTCTGTTTTTTCGTTAGTTTTTTAACAtggcattttgattttttcttcgGCTCAACTGTGTAAATGATTAATCATCTACTTGACCTGTTGTCTTATTATTTGTACCATCAACAACTTGCATTTTTCTGGCACTGCGTTGACATTTCCAATTCTCAGGATTATTTTGTAAAGGGGTGTATgggagaaaaaaaatgtaatggtCATGGAAGAACTCATTTCGATAAACTTATTGCTTCATTTAACAAGTATTACAACAATATATAATCCGACTAGAACAGATTTTACATTTGAAACACCTacgcttatttttacaaaatttgtccCTTTCAAATCTGTTGAAAAGAGTCTTGCAGTGAAAATTGCAGCTGAATATTTAATAATCAACATATCATCTCGGACATATTAAcactatataaatagaaaactTTGAGGAGAGCCTTTTGGGAATGTGAAATTAACATAAATAAATCAGAAAATGCGGTAGTATTGTTTTTCGTCTGTGATATCGTTCATACAAAAATCGATCCGCGGAATTACAGCAATATACTTAATTAAGAATATAGCAGCTCTAAAACAGATAACTAATACCGTAAAATGCGTCAATACGCTTTCATTATAAGGATAGTTGTATCCTATAAGCATTACTGTattcataatatattttaataatgtaAGAAGTAATTTAATATTAATTCGCAATCTTACTTTCATGAAGACGATGTCTTAATTTATAAAACACTACTCCTTAATATGCATACTATAACGTCATTACATTCCTGTGTATATCAATATGTCTATAGGTAATATAAAATATTCTTGATGTTGTTATTTAGTAAAGTCTTGAACAATTTCGCATCAATTTTCTTTGTGTTTGCACTCAGTAAAGTCTTAAACAACATCACACGCAGAATGCAGGTACGACAATATTATGTTAAAAATAATTCTCACTTATcatatcatttttgttacacttTGAATTTActatatgtaatttttattttcaggGCTCTTGAAGTAGCAAACTATCCAGGGCCGCGGACTGCACCTAGTGGTCTAAGCCGATTTTATAACCGAGGATCTGAAACACCTAGAAACACACACAGTCAAAATGAACCCGAACACGCAATTGAAGCTAGTATTGAGATCGATTACGATCTGTTGGTTTCAAACGTGGAGAATATGTTAACTGCAGACAAAAAGTTACTTAAAAAGGAATTCAGACCAAAAGATTTACTTGTGAAAAGTAATCCAGCATTATTTGGTAATATGCATCCGGATATCACCAACCCACGTGACATGTACAACTTCCTGTCAAGACGGAAGTTTCCTAAAGTTGCAGACGACTTGTCCTTTTCTGGACAGAAAAGTAATTATGAGGAACGCCTTCAACGTAGTAGTAGTTTTAAGGATTTAAATAAGTCTTCAAATGCAAAAATGCAGAAGAAATATCACTTTCATAGTCACGTGGATTTAAGTTTAATGGAAAAGAAAGATCCAAGTTTAGCGGCGCTAAATAGTAACGCCCCATACTTTGGACCAGAGGATATGGCCAGACTTCCCGAACGTGAGAAAACTATGATGACAAACTTCAATTTACCTTCTTTAAATGAAGTAGGAAATGAAACCGGGAATGTGAACGTAAATGAACCTGGGAATGAACCAGTGTCTTTCCCTGTGATAAAACATACCGACCCTAATAAAGGAGCAAAATCAGAGCCAAAGGTAAAACGCACTAAATCGCTCGGACCTAGGAGTAAATCGAATGTTACTTTTAGCAATAAAATTGACAAATGGTTTTCAGAAATGCCATCAGACGTGACTGACAAAGCGGATAGAGCCATCATGGCGGATATGATTCGTGAACGAATGACGGCGTACCAGAACAACTACCGGTCTGATGAAATGATTTCTAAAATGAAACGACGCCATACCAATCTAAAATCTTTGAATCAAATTCAACATCAATACCTGGAATTAAGAGCGGATACTGCTCCGAAACCTCGTCGAAATGATTTGACTTTAAGCCATTATAAAATGAAGCAAAAATCTTCACTAAGTCTAAAAACCGACATGAACGATCTTGAAAAGTGTGAAAACCCTTTTGATTTAACAGACAAAACTCAAAACGTAAACCATTCAGACGAAAATGGAAACGATGAAAATAAAACAGCTCGTAGAGACATAACAAAGTCGAAGAGTCAAGGATTAAATGGATTAAAAAGAATCAATTTAGATCAATTTGCCGTTGATGCCTACAACCTAAATCCCAATCACCGATTTACATTCGCACAACTTCAAAACGTTCACAACAATAGATTCATTGAAGAAATAGACGAAGAAACTCTTCGTCGAAAGGCTGATAAAGAAC
This genomic interval carries:
- the LOC143047384 gene encoding uncharacterized protein LOC143047384 isoform X1; translation: MALEVANYPGPRTAPSGLSRFYNRGSETPRNTHSQNEPEHAIEASIEIDYDLLVSNVENMLTADKKLLKKEFRPKDLLVKSNPALFGNMHPDITNPRDMYNFLSRRKFPKVADDLSFSGQKSNYEERLQRSSSFKDLNKSSNAKMQKKYHFHSHVDLSLMEKKDPSLAALNSNAPYFGPEDMARLPEREKTMMTNFNLPSLNEVGNETGNVNVNEPGNEPVSFPVIKHTDPNKGAKSEPKVKRTKSLGPRSKSNVTFSNKIDKWFSEMPSDVTDKADRAIMADMIRERMTAYQNNYRSDEMISKMKRRHTNLKSLNQIQHQYLELRADTAPKPRRNDLTLSHYKMKQKSSLSLKTDMNDLEKCENPFDLTDKTQNVNHSDENGNDENKTARRDITKSKSQGLNGLKRINLDQFAVDAYNLNPNHRFTFAQLQNVHNNRFIEEIDEETLRRKADKEHWLRMSQTQTHPSIVNIRLDKEKKENARSSHLRQALSVVKLDANKDEENFNQHAQIQLPNGRDNQSLSSASSSDNIRRKMTSKAALSKFKTLDVFEGTKNVLPDNHVLIGAEQYTNPLVKLDLRRARTQHRHSKELENSNSGVLGRKPHEIATVDFRFGQGEVTITRKANGGLASPDLGAIKSPNAPPNNTEYSGITPINEHSVNTERSKVDQVLLKEEDIPVISEIQGLAQAPDCSFSETDEAIPKENESKTISQQNGVKNQESDNEDKESAQIELR
- the LOC143047384 gene encoding uncharacterized protein LOC143047384 isoform X2 translates to MLTADKKLLKKEFRPKDLLVKSNPALFGNMHPDITNPRDMYNFLSRRKFPKVADDLSFSGQKSNYEERLQRSSSFKDLNKSSNAKMQKKYHFHSHVDLSLMEKKDPSLAALNSNAPYFGPEDMARLPEREKTMMTNFNLPSLNEVGNETGNVNVNEPGNEPVSFPVIKHTDPNKGAKSEPKVKRTKSLGPRSKSNVTFSNKIDKWFSEMPSDVTDKADRAIMADMIRERMTAYQNNYRSDEMISKMKRRHTNLKSLNQIQHQYLELRADTAPKPRRNDLTLSHYKMKQKSSLSLKTDMNDLEKCENPFDLTDKTQNVNHSDENGNDENKTARRDITKSKSQGLNGLKRINLDQFAVDAYNLNPNHRFTFAQLQNVHNNRFIEEIDEETLRRKADKEHWLRMSQTQTHPSIVNIRLDKEKKENARSSHLRQALSVVKLDANKDEENFNQHAQIQLPNGRDNQSLSSASSSDNIRRKMTSKAALSKFKTLDVFEGTKNVLPDNHVLIGAEQYTNPLVKLDLRRARTQHRHSKELENSNSGVLGRKPHEIATVDFRFGQGEVTITRKANGGLASPDLGAIKSPNAPPNNTEYSGITPINEHSVNTERSKVDQVLLKEEDIPVISEIQGLAQAPDCSFSETDEAIPKENESKTISQQNGVKNQESDNEDKESAQIELR